The stretch of DNA AAACTTGTATGAAACTGCTAGTTGCATTACAACAAATCTCACAATACTCAAAAGGAGTGTACTAATTGGAAGCATAAGTTTCGAACAGCCTATCAAAACGTAGGTTACGTGGCTTGGAAATGGACATTTATTAAAAAGACTCTTaacagaagaaatgaatataaaattacatacgGAGGTAAATAGTTAATAGATTTTAAACCCAATTTAGTTACATTATAAAACCTTAGGAAGGCTGTAAACTTGAGGTAAGACTTAGAATAAAGGTTTCAAGGTATGAAACTCTCCTCCAATATGCTTCCAGTCTATTTTTCCACCATTTCTTTCTGTAAAGCATTCTTCATCTCAACAGCTAGGCTTTCAATGTCATTGCGAACTACTTCGTAAAGTTCCTCCGACATGGATTCCACCATCTGCCCCATATGAAGTTCCATTTTTCCCGATTCAGCCATGTGGGCAAAAGTTTTCTCGCTTAGTATATAGTTTCTCAACACATCTATGTATTCATCAACATGCTTATTGACGACTTCTAACATCTGTTTATGCTCTTCCATCATATTTTCTCGTCCGTCCCATTCGAAGTGTTTTTTCTCGCCACCCAAATCATCGCGATTTCTGCTCAAGACAAATGCGAACATTTGCCTGGCTTTCTGCATCATCACCTTTAACAAAATGGGTATCATGTCATTACCGCACTTTTGCAAGGCATCCTCGTTGCAGCCAAGACACAAAAGTTTCTCCTCAACTTGTTTCTGAATCATCCACGCTGTGTACATTGCAAATGTTTCAAGTGTCCAGTCCTCTTCTATTTCCAAGGAGGTTGAAGCTTTGGGTAAGGCATATGGACAAGGAGATGATCTTGTACAAGTTTCCGATTGATATGTGTAGCACATTCCTTCACTGTCATTAGCTCTGCTATGGTTTTCCGGAAGTGGATGGACATACAAGTAAAGTTCTGAATATATGTTTTCGCGTCCCTTCAAGAAGAACTCGACTTCGTGTTTCAAAGGATACTTTTCGGCAGATTTATATGCCCTAATTGCATTAGCGAACTTGTGAACCAGTATCCCATTGTCATTTTGCTCCACATACCAAGGCCCACCTGAAATGCTATAATTGTAAGGCATTAGATCCCCGGGAATCTGATGATCCCTATCTTCGGCAACAATGAAACGACTGGCACAATGACTCGTTGACTGGAATATTTCGTACAAATAGAATTTGAAAACAGCTTTCTCGTTCAGATACTGCAGGAAAGTGTTCAACTGAATGATAAACCTCACATTTCCATACTTATTATGCCCACTCACTCGTCCCGTTCTAAACCACACTCCTTTGAGATCATCACATATACCAGTATCGCATTCCTCGTCCAACGATTTTGAAGCGAATTTTCCTTTTGCTCTAATATCAAAATACTCGTCTAAGTGGACAGTTCGTGAGATTTTTCTAGTCTCTTGACAATCTTCACGATTCAGGGCCAAGCTATGTGAATCTTTGGGAACCCATATAATAATCCCCTTACCTTCGTCTCTTTTCAGTAGAATATCAGTCTCTACTTCAGCATGCACACCTTCCTGCAagattgcaaagaaaataaacaaataaaatttaatgaaattgcaAATATGGATGGCATTGCTCTTACATGAAAAGTGGCGAATAATGAATTTGCATCATtcagttttttcaaatttatcaaaatggCAAATAACGGATGACTGTCCACTATACAAGATTATGTTAGACAACATAACATTTTGAGTGCTTTTGAACAGCCCCCTGaacaatttacaataatattttcgCTATATGCATCGATTGTCAGATCATATTGCATATCAAATAATCCCTTTTTAATTAGGGGAATTTCCCTTCACGATTATCCTCATCACAGAAAGCGCAACAATTTCGGTGGTTTTTTCAGGTAATATTATTCCCATTTTAACATGCTTCATTTGCTGGAATGTGGATCATAATTTGAGTTACTACTTCTTTTTAAACCCACTTGGCAATGATCCTAACAGTCCCTAATGGAATGAATGATACACATTTTTCATTCAATTAGGTATTCAGCAATATAACTCTGCAATTCAATACAAGCGCATAGTGCCACTTCAACCATtgcatttctacaatttttaaaaatcaaattaatagaACCTTGAAGAATTTCTCCTTTcgattcatttatctatcaagatGCACACATACTAGCAGCCGATTGAAGATTTTGGACTAAGTTTATATAAACCAAGCAATTAATATACGACAAATACATAGCATATAACTCAAACGAAGTGCTCTCTTTTTCTTACCTTATAACTCCCTTCTCGTTTTCGCTTTGTTGGACTTTTTGATAAGGAAAACATTGGCACATGTGCctgtaatgaattaaaatatgtCCAGATGATTAAcgttttgcttttaagcaaagaAATCTGGGgtacattaaattaaatatctataCATCACTGAAAGCCAGTACATTATGTAAATGTTTAGATGTAAAATATCTTGATTATCAGCTTCTCAAACGCTTGTATAACAATCAAGGATGCACTCTAGAAAATCTATTGTCTTCCTTTGGATATTTCAtggaataatgacaataaaactgttttatgtttGATCCCTTACTAGCTGGGATATCTCTGAAGTATCGATGATAAATAAACTGAATACCTCATAATATAAGCCAACTAATGTCACAATCAAATGCTTTACCGTAAATAAACTAGTGCTGTGTTGTACAGGGTCTTCATCGGAGGACTCTTCTAGTATCTCGGCAAAATGACTAAGCCTCTGTGGAATGCCCTTCCTGCGATTTCTCTTTTTGGCTTCTACTCTAGAAACATAGCCTGATGGGCCTGGAAGATTAGGATCACCTTGCTCCATGATGACTGAAGAAGCTGGCAGAACCTGATAGAGTACAACGAATATCAGAACTATATCATCCAATCGAAATAACTGCGCTTTTGTTAACCCTCTCTTGAAGCACAATGTATCAATTTCGAAAGATAATGTACTATGTTCTGTTTGAACTGAGTGCAAAATCACAAGAATAAATTCTCATTAGTAAATCACGTGTCGTCCATACCATATCTGAATTTCTTGTATTAATTCAAGTTTTTGTTCAGAATATTACAAGCGCAAACTTAATACCATTCTTTCAGTGATATGCAGATCAGTGATCTACACAAAGATGCCTGTTACTCAGGGATGGTAATTTTGTGCCAAAGGTAGGGGCATGATATTTCTAAGGCTCACAGAACAAACTAATAACATTGCCTCCTTCAAGAAGCATAAGAGaacaaaacatattaaaaatagatTTAGCCACAGCACCCATCAGCTATGATAGGAATAATCTCctataaaatatgacatttttatgacaaaataaatttttgtatatacttacccagtaattacatcgcTGTAGTTTCTACTCGCACGGTAGCTTGAATTTCGAAATTCTGGTAACACTTCTTCTGTTTGAGTAAGTgactagaccccgcccactttctggggaagaagaggaacaacttagcaaatggcttcaatttgtttgtgctgAAATGTCGATACGAGGGGAGGCCTTTACCCGTAATTACTGGgttaagtatacataaaactttattttatcataaaaatgtcatttttatatatgtaacttacccagtaattacatcgctgaatcccacattgacaggagtgGGAATTCATGGACATAATTCTACTCCATGTTCTCTGGTGAGAGAGCTACTACAGGTAGAtcctgcctctggttggtgctcatctcaacctgtagtggcgcAGGGGCATAGCCGATGAGCACCTCTACTGATGTGGGGACTTTCCAgcgaaggagtactccgatggctgaGAAAGTATCAGAAGGAACTCTGCGGCAAAGGATGTTTCCAATGGCTGACGAAATCCAACTATTTgtccctgcccagggtgcagaaCCATAATTAAAAACCAACCAAACTTTCTAGTCACCTACATCATTTAAATCAAGAGACCACCACCCAatcactaaaaactggtgggtactcaaGTGCACAGTAGCCCCAGACTCCCCTGGGACTCAACACCAAAGTCCAAGATGAAGGTAAAGGAGGATGGAAGGGGAGCTCCCTATGCTTCCTCGCCCTGTATCATTCCAGTTATGGATAAGGGTTGCAGGGTACTGCAATTATCGTATGGCGTTTCAACATCTCACAAATAGTACATGACAAATACCGACTTACATCGCCAGTAGGTTGCTTGTAGGATAGAGGACAGGGACAAGTTGTGCTTAAAAGCTAACGAGGTAGCTACTTCCCTAACCTCGTAAGCTCTCACCTTCAAGGAAGACAATCTTCTCCAATCTGGGAATGGGcttccaggatgaggtccctTAAAAAGAACTAGATGGCATTCTTTGAAAGCAGTCTAGATggattcttaacagaacaccataaGCTCTTGCTGGTCCTCTAATCTTTTCAATTCTATGAAGTTAATATCTGAGAGCCCTTTCTGTGCAAAGagctctctcctcttcttctggacCTAGAATGTCCTTTGAAttccttattaaaaaagaacaaggCCAGGGTTTAGAAAGAATTTCGTTCTTCGCCATAAATCCAAGGGTTAGAGAGCAAAATGCATCACCCTGGATGAATCCAACGTTTTGTCTATTGCATGGAGTTCGCTAACCCTTTTAGCAGTCACTAAGGCCATGAGAAATATTGGCTTCCTAGCCAGATCTCTCAAAGAAGATGAGCGAAGGGGCTCAAATGGTGGGTCACGATCCACTGAGGATTACATCCAGACCCCATGCGACTGTCTCTTCTCTTTTATGACTAGAGGAGTCAAATAACTTAATGAGGTCTGAAATGTCTTGGTTTGAGGCACTGTCTAAGCCTCTATGGTGGAAGACGGAACTAAGCATAGACCTATAACCTCTTATAGTCGAAGAGGATAGGCCCCTGGAGGATCTCAGATAACACACAAAGTCTAACGTCTGATTTAAA from Macrobrachium rosenbergii isolate ZJJX-2024 chromosome 51, ASM4041242v1, whole genome shotgun sequence encodes:
- the LOC136833457 gene encoding uncharacterized protein isoform X3, translating into MAQVGGGSSGSGQAGEDEASLPGSSNESPLADDESSQPGPSGMRKPRKMMNIREALVRSGAYRARVRGITEERSESSNEAHEESRRKMLRLVLPASSVIMEQGDPNLPGPSGYVSRVEAKKRNRRKGIPQRLSHFAEILEESSDEDPVQHSTSLFTAHVPMFSLSKSPTKRKREGSYKEGVHAEVETDILLKRDEGKGIIIWVPKDSHSLALNREDCQETRKISRTVHLDEYFDIRAKGKFASKSLDEECDTGICDDLKGVWFRTGRVSGHNKYGNVRFIIQLNTFLQYLNEKAVFKFYLYEIFQSTSHCASRFIVAEDRDHQIPGDLMPYNYSISGGPWYVEQNDNGILVHKFANAIRAYKSAEKYPLKHEVEFFLKGRENIYSELYLYVHPLPENHSRANDSEGMCYTYQSETCTRSSPCPYALPKASTSLEIEEDWTLETFAMYTAWMIQKQVEEKLLCLGCNEDALQKCGNDMIPILLKVMMQKARQMFAFVLSRNRDDLGGEKKHFEWDGRENMMEEHKQMLEVVNKHVDEYIDVLRNYILSEKTFAHMAESGKMELHMGQMVESMSEELYEVVRNDIESLAVEMKNALQKEMVEK
- the LOC136833457 gene encoding uncharacterized protein isoform X1; translation: MEGIIFTIRCYTVIITGAEAVDIGRKFREITFCLFLMAQVGGGSSGSGQAGEDEASLPGSSNESPLADDESSQPGPSGMRKPRKMMNIREALVRSGAYRARVRGITEERSESSNEAHEESRRKMLRLVLPASSVIMEQGDPNLPGPSGYVSRVEAKKRNRRKGIPQRLSHFAEILEESSDEDPVQHSTSLFTAHVPMFSLSKSPTKRKREGSYKEGVHAEVETDILLKRDEGKGIIIWVPKDSHSLALNREDCQETRKISRTVHLDEYFDIRAKGKFASKSLDEECDTGICDDLKGVWFRTGRVSGHNKYGNVRFIIQLNTFLQYLNEKAVFKFYLYEIFQSTSHCASRFIVAEDRDHQIPGDLMPYNYSISGGPWYVEQNDNGILVHKFANAIRAYKSAEKYPLKHEVEFFLKGRENIYSELYLYVHPLPENHSRANDSEGMCYTYQSETCTRSSPCPYALPKASTSLEIEEDWTLETFAMYTAWMIQKQVEEKLLCLGCNEDALQKCGNDMIPILLKVMMQKARQMFAFVLSRNRDDLGGEKKHFEWDGRENMMEEHKQMLEVVNKHVDEYIDVLRNYILSEKTFAHMAESGKMELHMGQMVESMSEELYEVVRNDIESLAVEMKNALQKEMVEK
- the LOC136833457 gene encoding uncharacterized protein isoform X4, coding for MEIRAAWLNFQDGRKHMFNLPADLPQVLPASSVIMEQGDPNLPGPSGYVSRVEAKKRNRRKGIPQRLSHFAEILEESSDEDPVQHSTSLFTAHVPMFSLSKSPTKRKREGSYKEGVHAEVETDILLKRDEGKGIIIWVPKDSHSLALNREDCQETRKISRTVHLDEYFDIRAKGKFASKSLDEECDTGICDDLKGVWFRTGRVSGHNKYGNVRFIIQLNTFLQYLNEKAVFKFYLYEIFQSTSHCASRFIVAEDRDHQIPGDLMPYNYSISGGPWYVEQNDNGILVHKFANAIRAYKSAEKYPLKHEVEFFLKGRENIYSELYLYVHPLPENHSRANDSEGMCYTYQSETCTRSSPCPYALPKASTSLEIEEDWTLETFAMYTAWMIQKQVEEKLLCLGCNEDALQKCGNDMIPILLKVMMQKARQMFAFVLSRNRDDLGGEKKHFEWDGRENMMEEHKQMLEVVNKHVDEYIDVLRNYILSEKTFAHMAESGKMELHMGQMVESMSEELYEVVRNDIESLAVEMKNALQKEMVEK
- the LOC136833457 gene encoding uncharacterized protein isoform X2, coding for MKLESRRHRLRTSLFLMAQVGGGSSGSGQAGEDEASLPGSSNESPLADDESSQPGPSGMRKPRKMMNIREALVRSGAYRARVRGITEERSESSNEAHEESRRKMLRLVLPASSVIMEQGDPNLPGPSGYVSRVEAKKRNRRKGIPQRLSHFAEILEESSDEDPVQHSTSLFTAHVPMFSLSKSPTKRKREGSYKEGVHAEVETDILLKRDEGKGIIIWVPKDSHSLALNREDCQETRKISRTVHLDEYFDIRAKGKFASKSLDEECDTGICDDLKGVWFRTGRVSGHNKYGNVRFIIQLNTFLQYLNEKAVFKFYLYEIFQSTSHCASRFIVAEDRDHQIPGDLMPYNYSISGGPWYVEQNDNGILVHKFANAIRAYKSAEKYPLKHEVEFFLKGRENIYSELYLYVHPLPENHSRANDSEGMCYTYQSETCTRSSPCPYALPKASTSLEIEEDWTLETFAMYTAWMIQKQVEEKLLCLGCNEDALQKCGNDMIPILLKVMMQKARQMFAFVLSRNRDDLGGEKKHFEWDGRENMMEEHKQMLEVVNKHVDEYIDVLRNYILSEKTFAHMAESGKMELHMGQMVESMSEELYEVVRNDIESLAVEMKNALQKEMVEK